The nucleotide sequence CATGGCCGTTGATCGAGATTCCGCAGCCGATTCCCGCGCCGACGGTGACCAGGGCGAACGAGGAGAGTCCCGCTCCCGAGCCGAACCACTGCTCGGCCACCGTCAGCGCCCGTACGTCGTTGTCGATGACGGTCGCGATGCCCGTCGCGCTCTCCACCAGGGCGGCGAGCTGCACACCGCGCCAGTCCAGGAACGGTGAGTACCGTACGGCCCCGGTGTGCCCGTCGACATCGCCCGAGATGGTCACACCGACGCTGTGCACCTCGGGCGCGTGCTCCCCGCCGGGCTCGGCGGCGAGCTTTCCCACCAGCCGTGCGATGGCCCGCACGACCGTGCCGACGTCCCGGGAGCCGAGCGTGACCCGGCGGGTGGCGAGCGGGGTCGCCGTCAGGTCGGCCAGGACGCCGATCAGCTCGTCGGCGGTGACCTTGACGCCGACGAACCGCGCCCGGTCGGGCCGGACGGCGACGAGCGTGGCCGGCCTGCCCGGCTGCCGTTCCCCGACGGGCTGGCCGATCTCGGTGATCCAGCCGTCGGCGAGCAGCGGGGTGGAGACCTTGGTGACGGCTCCGGACGACAGTCCGGTCCTGCGGCCGAGTTCGGCCCGGGTCAGCGGCCCCTGCGTCAACAGGGTCTGGAACACCAGGGCGGCGGCGGGTGGCTGCTGGGAGAGACTCACGGCCGGAATATTACCTTCTCAGGGCAGGTAATGGACCGCTATTGCGATCCTTCACGCTCCGACCAGCCGTAAATCCGCCGCAAACAGTGGGGGTCAATATATTGACCCTGGAAGGAAACCCTGACTAGGGTCGCGGCGCTCCCCCTCACTCAGGGAGCCACGGAACAGCCGCGACGAAGCGGCGAAATGGAGCAGCCATGGCACTGTCAGCTCGCACTGCGCCGCCCGGCCTCAAGGCCGTACGCGGGCCCCTGGGCCGCCGCTCGCAGCGGCCGGGCGCCGTGGCCACCCACCGGCGCGGCGACGCGAAGCTGGCGTGGCTGCTCATCACCCCGGCCGTCGTCGGGTTCCTGGTCTTCTTCGCGTACCCCACCGTGCGCGGCCTCTACTTCAGCTTCACCACGTTCCACATCCTCACCCCGGCGAAGTGGGTGGGCCTCGCCAACTTCCGCGAGCTGATCCACGACAGCGTCTTCTGGCACTCGCTGGGCGTCACCGCCTACTTCGTCGCGGTCTCCGTCGTCCTCGGGGTGCTCTTCTCGCTGATCACCGCCGTCGTACTGCACCGGCTGACCAACTCCACCGTGATCCGGGGCCTGATCATCCTGCCGTTCCTGATCTCGGGCGTGGTCGCCGCCCTGGTCTGGCAGTGGATGCTCGACCCGCAGCTCGGCATCATCAGCGCGCTGATCGAGAAGGTCACCGGGCAGCATCTGCTGTTCTTCGGCGACAGCCACTGGGCGGTGCCCTCGCTCGCCGCGATCAGCATCTGGAAGTCCATGGGCTACAACGCCGTACTCATCTTCGCCGGGCTGCAGACCATCCCGCCGACGGTCTACGAGGCGGGCCGGCTCGACGGGGCGAGCGAGATGCAGATGTTCCGCAGGCTGACGGTGCCGCTGCTGCGGCCGATCCTGGTCATGGTGGTGATCCTGACCGTCATCGGATCCTTCCAGGTCTTCGACATCGTGCAGGTCACGACCAAGGGCGGCCCGGCCAACGCCTCCAACGTGCTCCAGATGTACATCTACGAGAAAGCCTTCGGGGAACTGGACTTCGGCTACGCCTCGACGATGTCGCTGGCGCTGTTCGTGATGCTCATCGCGATCACCTTCACCCAGATGCGGCTGGCCCGCGCCAACGAATCCGACCTGAGCTGAGGAGCCGGACCATGTCCACCCTGTCGTCATCCGCCACGACAGCCGGGCCGCGCCCGGCAGCGGGAGCGCGCCCGCGATTCTCCCCCGGCAAGGCCGTCGCCTGGATCTATGTCGTCGTCGTGCTCGTCGTCACCATCTTCCCGTTCTACTGGATCCTGCGGACGGCCTTCTCCAACAACGTGGCCCTGCCCACGGATCCGTCGTCCCTGCTCCCCGTCGACTTCACCGTCGGCGCCTTCAAACGGGCCCTCGGCCTCGCTTCGACCGCCGAGGCCCAGTCGCAGGGCGGCTCCGGCGCCTCCCTCGACACCGCGCTCTACCTGCGCAACTCGATCGTCTACGCCACCGTCCAGACCGCGCTGGTCGTCTTCTTCTCGGCGATGGCCGCCTACGCCTTCTCCCGGCTGCGCTGGAAGGGCCGTGACGCGGTCTTCACGGTCCTGCTCTGCGCGCTGATGGTGCCCGGGATCCTCACCCTGCTGCCGAACTTCGTGCTCGTACGCAACCTCGGGCTGATGGACTCGTTCGCCGGACTGATCCTGCCGGGCGCCCTGTTCTCCGCGTTCAACGTCTTCTTCCTGCGGCAGTTCATGCTCGGGCTCTCCACCGAGATCGAGGAGGCCGCGATCGTGGACGGCGCCTCCCGGATGCGGATCTTCTTCAAGATCACCCTGCCGATGACGGCCGCCCCGATCGCGACGCTCTCCCTGCTGACGTTCATCAACACCTGGAACGACTATTTCTGGCCCCTGCTGGTCACCAACGGCGAGCACGCCAGGCCGCTGACCCTCGCCCTCGGCGTCTTCAAGCAGTCGTCCCCGCAGGCCGCGCCCGACTGGGCCGGGCTGATGGCGGCGACCCTCATCGCCGCCCTGCCGATGCTCGTGCTGTTCATGGTCTTCGGCCGCCGCATCGTCAACTCCATCGGCTTCACCGGCCTGAAGTAGGAAGTACGGACCCATGTACGGATCTGTGAAACCCGTCAGCACCCCCGACGATCTGCGGCTCCACTGGGCACGGCCCGCCGCCGACTGGAACGAGGCGGCGCCCGTCGGCAACGGCAGGCTCGGTGCCATGGTCTTCGGCGGCGTCGAAACCGCCAGGATCCAGCTCAACGACTCGACCCTCTGGTCCGGCACCCCCGAAGGCCCGGCGCAGGCCCTGGACGCGGTGCGCGCCGCCGGTGCGGGACCCGAACGGCTCGCCGAGATCCGCGCCGCCGTCACGGCGGGCGACCACCCGCGCGCCGAAGCCCTGGTGATGTCCTTCGAAGGCGACTACACCCAGGAGTTCCTGCCCTTCGCCGACCTCACCATGAGGCTCGAAGCGGCGGAGCCCGGCAGCTTCACGGGCCGCACCCTCAACCTCGACAACGGTGTCGTCGAGGAGGAGATCCGGTACGGCGCCCGGACCCTGCGCCGACAGACCTGGGCCGACCGGCCCGCCGGCGCCCTGTGCGTCGAGATCGCCGTGACGGACGGTCAGGTCGACCTGGCCCTGGACCTCGCCAGCCCGCTGCGCGAACTCCACCGCGAGACGGGGGAGTCGGGCATCCTCATCGGTGTGGCCGTCCCGGTCGACGGCGCGCCGCTGCACGAGGAGGACATGGCCCAACCGCTGCGGTACGCCGACGAGTCGACGTCCGAGGGCCCCGAGCGCGCGGGCTACGACCCGTACGCGGCGCTCGCCGTCCGTGTCGACACCGACGGCGACGTCACGGCGCGGGACGGCGGTTGGGCCGTGCGCGGGATGACCCGCGCACTGATCACCGTCGCCTCCTCCACGGCGGGCGCCGACTTCTGGTCCCGTACGCACACCCCCGGCCAGGACGGCAGGACCCGCGCCGGCCACCGCGCGCACGCGGCCACCCGGGCCGAACTTGCCCTCGCCTTGGGCGCCGAGCAGCTCATGACGGAGCATCAGCGGGACCTGCGCGCACTGCTCGGCGCCACCTCGCTGCGCGTCGGACAGCGCGGGAGCGGCACCTTCGACGTCGAGCGCGATCTCCTCTCCGGCGCGGACGACGCGCTCGCCGCCACGGTGATGTTCCAGCTCGGCCGCTATCTGCTGGCCTCCGCGTCACGCGCGGGCGCGGGGCCGCCCGCCAACCTCCAGGGCATCTGGAACGCAGAACTGCGGCCGCCCTGGTCGTCCAACTACACCGTCAACATCAACACGGAGATGAACTACTGGGCCGCCGAGGTGACCGGACTCGGTGACTGCCATCTGCCGCTGTTCGACCTGCTGGACCGGGCGGCGGAGAACGGCGCCCCGGTCGCCCGCGAGCTGTACGCGGCCCGTGGCTGGGTCACCCACCACAACACCGACATGTGGGGCTGGTCCCTGCCGGTCGGCAGGCAACACGGCAACCCCTCTTGGGCATTCTGGTTGATGGGCGGTGCCTGGCTGGTCCAACACGGCTGGGACCGCTACGACTTCACCCGCGACGCGGACTTTCTGCGCGAGCGCGGCTGGCCGCTGCTGAGCGGCCAGGCGGCCTTCTGTCTCGACTGGCTGGTCGAGGGCGACGACGGACAGCTCGACACCCTCCCCGCAACCTCGCCCGAGAACCTCTTCCGCTCGGCCGCCGGCACCCCCGCGTCCCTGACCCGCTCGACCACCATGGACATGGGCCTGATCAGGGCCCTGTTCGAGCGCTGTCTGGCCGCGGCCGACGTGCTCGGCATCGACGACCCGCTCTGTACGGAGATCAGGGCGGCGCTGCCCCGGCTGCGCACCCCCGCCGTCACCGAGGGCGGCTGGCTCCAGGAGTGGGCGACCGACCTGCCCGAGGTCGACCCGGCGCACCGGCACATGTCACAGCTGGTCACCGTCTACCCGCTCGGCCAGATCGACCCGGACACCACCCCCGAACTCGCCGCGGCGGCCCGCACGGTGCTCGACCGGCGCGGGCCGGGCGCGATGGGCTGGTCCTGGGCGTGGAAGATCGCGCTGCGCGCCCGCCTCGGCGACGGCGACATCGCCAGGGACCTCTTCCTGGAAGCCGTACGCCCGCTGTCGTACGACCCGGCGGAACACGCCCCGGTCGACGGCTCGCGGTGGGGCGGTCTGCTGCCGAACCTCTTCAGCAGCCATCCGCCCTTCCAGATCGACGGGAACCTCGGCTTCACCGCCGCCCTCGCCGAACTCGTCGTGCAGAGCCACGGCGAGACAATCACCCTGCTTCCCGCCCTGCCCGCGCGATGGCCGGCGGGACAGGCGCGCGGGCTGCGCTGCCGGGGCGGTCTGGAGACCGACCTCGACTGGCAGGACGGCACGCTCACTTCGGTGACCGTCCGCCGGATCTCCGGCGACGGGACGAGCCCGGTCCGGCTGCGCCACGGGGACGCGCTGGTCTCGGTCCGGATCGCGGCCGGCCAGGAGATCGTCCTCGACGGGAAGCTGGCGCCCGCATGCTGAGCGACCTGGACCTGCCGGGGCTGCACGCGTACCGCAGCGGCTACCGGGAACCCGAGGGCTTCGACGCGTTCTGGGGCGCCACGCTCACCGAGGCGCGCGCGGCGGGCGGCGACCCGGTGCTGACGCCCGTCCGCACCGAACTGCGCACGGTAGAGGTGTACGACCTGGTCTTCGCCGGTTACGGCGGGCACCCCGTGCACGCCTGGCTGCGGCTGCCCGCCGAGCGCGGGGGCCCGCTGCCCGCCGTCGTGCAGTTCCACGGGTACGGCAGCGGCCGGGGCGGCCCGTACGACGACCTGGTGTGGGCCAGTGCCGGTTACGCGCACCTGCTGATGGACACGCGCGGCCAGGGCGGCGCGCACGCGGGCGGCGACACCGCCGACCCGGTCGGCAGCGGCCCGGCGTACCCGGGCTTCCTCACCCGGGGCGTCGAGGACAAGGAGACGTATTACTACCGGCGGGTCTTCACCGACGCGGTCCGCGCGATCGACGCGGTACGCACCCTGGACACCGTCGACCCGGCGCGGGTCGCCGTCACCGGCAACAGCCAGGGCGCGGGCATCGCGCTCGCCGCCGCCGGTCTGGTGCCGGACCTGGCGGCCGGACACTTCCAGGCGCCGTTCCTGACCGACATCCGCCGCGCGCTCGCCGTCACCGGCACCTTCCCCTATGCCGAACTCACCGGCTACCTCGGCGCGCGCCGGCATGCCGCGGACGCCGTCCTCAGCACGCTCGGCTACTTCGACGGCGTCGGCTTCGCCCGCAGGGCCCAGGCGCCCGGCCACTTCTCCACCGGGCTGATGGACGACATCTGCCCGCCGTCCACCGCCTTCGGCGCCTACCACGCCTACCGGGGGCCCAAGTCGATCCGTACGTGGGAGTTCAACGGACACGAGGCGGGCGGCGCGCAGGACGTGGCCGACGCGCTCGCCGCCTTCCGCTCCGCACCGGCCCAGGAAATCGAGGAACGATGACGATCCGGTTCACACGACGCGTACGGGCCAAGCTCACCGCCGGCCTGGTCCTCTCGGCGACCGCCGCACTGCTCAGCGGCTGCGGCGCGGACGCGGGTCCGGCGGGCCGGACCACACTCAACTGGTGGACCTGGGACGACAAACAGGCGGCCGGCTACCAGGAGTGCGCGACCGCCTTCGAGGCGGCCAACCCCGGGGTCACGGTGAAGATCTCGCAGTACGACAGCGCGGACTACTTCACCAAACTGCTGGCGGGCTTCGTCGCGGGCACCGCGCCGGACGCGTTCATGAACAGCGTCCAGTACCTCCAGCAGTACGCCTCGCTGAAGCAGCTGATGCCGCTGGACGAGCTGATGAAGAAGACCCACTTCGACATCGGCAAGTTCTCGGTCGGTGTGGACGCGTGGAAGTACACCGACGGCAAGCAGTACGGGCTGCCCATGGACTGGGCGTCCGCCGCGCTCTACTTCAACGAGGACATGCTGAAGAAGGCCGGCTACACCCCCGCCGACGTCAGGGCGCTCAACTGGAACCCGGACGACGGCGGTACGTTCCAGAAGATGGTCGCCCATCTGACCGTCGACAAGAAGGGCGTGCGCGGCGACCAGCCGGGCTTCGACAAGAAGCACGTCAAGACCTACGGCATCGGGACGATGGCCACGAAGGACTTCACGGGCCAGACCACCTGGAGCCCGTTCGTCTCGTCGCTCGGCTGGCGGCTCGGTGACAAGCCGTCCTGGCCCGGCAAGTTCGACTACGCCGACCCGCGCTTCGTGCGGACGATGAACTACTTCCGGCAGCTCACGGACCGTGGATTCGCCCCGAAGGACGGCGAGTTCGCCTCGGCGGGCAACACCCCCAGCGGTACGGACATGATCGGCTCGGGCAAGGTGGCGATCTACCCGGGCGGCTCCTGGGAGGCCACCCAGTTCGCCCAGCTCCCGAAGCTCAAGGTCGGTATCTCGCCGAACGTGGCCGGCCCTGGCGGCAAGCGCGGCACGAGCAGCAACTCCAACGGGAACGTCATCTGGACCGGCACCAAGCACCCCGCGTTGACCTGGAAGTGGGTCTCCTACATGGGTTCGGAGGCGTGCCAGTCCAAGGCGTCGGCGTCCGGCAGCTTCTTCCCCTCCATCCCGGCTTCCATGGACGCTTCGGCGAGGTCCATGGCGACGAAGGGGGTCGACCTGTCGGTCTTCATCAAGGCGGAGAAGGACGGTGAACTCCTGGCCTACCCGCCCTACGCGAACGGCACGGCCATCGGCTCGGTGCTGGAGCCGATGTTCCAGAACTTCTTCGCGCACGACGCGAACGACGAGATATTCAAGGACATGACCCAGCAGACCAAGAAGCTCCTGGCCGTGAAGGACTAGGCCCTGTCCGGCCGATCTTCGCGGGCCCGCGGCGGTCGACCGGACAGGGCCCAGGTCGTGTCCGCTGATTCGAAAGGACCCACCGCATGACCCGCACCACCGCGCGGATCGCCCATCTGCGCGCGGCCGGAGTGAGCTTCGCCGTCGAGCTGACCGGGCCGCTGCCCCGCGTACTGCACTGGGGCGCGGACCTCGGCCCCCTGACGGACGACGACCTCGCGGCGCTCAGCCGCACCGCCGAAGGCGTCGTCCTCAACAACGCGCCCGACTCCGTACGGCAGTTCACCGTCTGGCCGACCGAGGCCGAGAACTGGTCCGGCACCCCCGCCCACCAGGGCCACCGAAGCGGCGTCGCGACCACCCCCCGGCTGCGGCTGGTCGTCGCGCACGAGAGCGCGGGCGAGCTGGTGCTCCAACTCGCCGACGACGTCAGCGAACTCGACATCACGCTCGGCTACCTGCTGGAGCTCTCCGGGGTGCTGAGCGTGCGGACCGAACTCACCCGGCAGGTCCTGACGGACGGTCAGGACGCCACCCCGTACGACCTGGCCGGGGTGACCACGCTGCTGCCGCTGCCCGCACGGGCCGTCGAGATCCTCGACTTCACCGGCAAGTGGTGCCGCGAGCGGGCACCCCAGCGCGGCACCCTCGCGCACGGCAGCCATGTCAGGGAGGTACGCCGGGGCAAGCCGGGACAGGACGCGCCCCATCTGCTCACCGTCGGGGTGCCGGGCTTCGGCTTCCGCACCGGTGAGGTGTGGGGCCTGCATGTGGCCTGGAGCGGCAACCAGCGCTGGCTGGCCGAGCGTTCACCGGAAGGCGCCGGGGTGCACGGCGCGGTCCTCGGCGGCGGCGAGTCCCTCGCCCCCGGCGAGATCCGTCTCGCACCGGGGGAGAGCTACACGGCGCCCGTCTGCCACTTCGTCTGGTCGGACCAGGGCCTCGACGCGCTCGCCGACCGGTTCCACGCCCTGCTCAGGGCCCGTCCCCAGCACCCGGTGACGCCGCGCCCGCTCACGCTGAACACCTGGGAGGCGGTCTACTTCGACCACCGCGTCGACCGGCTGCTGGCACTCACCGAGCGGGCGGCGGACATCGGGGTGGAACGGCTCGTCCTGGACGACGGCTGGTTCACCGGCCGCCGTGA is from Streptomyces sp. NBC_00370 and encodes:
- a CDS encoding ROK family transcriptional regulator; protein product: MSLSQQPPAAALVFQTLLTQGPLTRAELGRRTGLSSGAVTKVSTPLLADGWITEIGQPVGERQPGRPATLVAVRPDRARFVGVKVTADELIGVLADLTATPLATRRVTLGSRDVGTVVRAIARLVGKLAAEPGGEHAPEVHSVGVTISGDVDGHTGAVRYSPFLDWRGVQLAALVESATGIATVIDNDVRALTVAEQWFGSGAGLSSFALVTVGAGIGCGISINGHVVSGAHGVSGEIGHLPVGGSDRVCTCGNTGCVEAIASAQAIVDQVREETGDTALTLADATRLAHNGDEAARRVFTRAGRALGLAIASVANLFGPERIIISGEGVASYDLFSDEIRRAFGAQAFGTAADCDLVVRPLPFEAWARGGAAVAAQRLFAPGRTAGSALPAG
- a CDS encoding carbohydrate ABC transporter permease, with the translated sequence MALSARTAPPGLKAVRGPLGRRSQRPGAVATHRRGDAKLAWLLITPAVVGFLVFFAYPTVRGLYFSFTTFHILTPAKWVGLANFRELIHDSVFWHSLGVTAYFVAVSVVLGVLFSLITAVVLHRLTNSTVIRGLIILPFLISGVVAALVWQWMLDPQLGIISALIEKVTGQHLLFFGDSHWAVPSLAAISIWKSMGYNAVLIFAGLQTIPPTVYEAGRLDGASEMQMFRRLTVPLLRPILVMVVILTVIGSFQVFDIVQVTTKGGPANASNVLQMYIYEKAFGELDFGYASTMSLALFVMLIAITFTQMRLARANESDLS
- a CDS encoding carbohydrate ABC transporter permease — its product is MSTLSSSATTAGPRPAAGARPRFSPGKAVAWIYVVVVLVVTIFPFYWILRTAFSNNVALPTDPSSLLPVDFTVGAFKRALGLASTAEAQSQGGSGASLDTALYLRNSIVYATVQTALVVFFSAMAAYAFSRLRWKGRDAVFTVLLCALMVPGILTLLPNFVLVRNLGLMDSFAGLILPGALFSAFNVFFLRQFMLGLSTEIEEAAIVDGASRMRIFFKITLPMTAAPIATLSLLTFINTWNDYFWPLLVTNGEHARPLTLALGVFKQSSPQAAPDWAGLMAATLIAALPMLVLFMVFGRRIVNSIGFTGLK
- a CDS encoding glycosyl hydrolase family 95 catalytic domain-containing protein, with the protein product MYGSVKPVSTPDDLRLHWARPAADWNEAAPVGNGRLGAMVFGGVETARIQLNDSTLWSGTPEGPAQALDAVRAAGAGPERLAEIRAAVTAGDHPRAEALVMSFEGDYTQEFLPFADLTMRLEAAEPGSFTGRTLNLDNGVVEEEIRYGARTLRRQTWADRPAGALCVEIAVTDGQVDLALDLASPLRELHRETGESGILIGVAVPVDGAPLHEEDMAQPLRYADESTSEGPERAGYDPYAALAVRVDTDGDVTARDGGWAVRGMTRALITVASSTAGADFWSRTHTPGQDGRTRAGHRAHAATRAELALALGAEQLMTEHQRDLRALLGATSLRVGQRGSGTFDVERDLLSGADDALAATVMFQLGRYLLASASRAGAGPPANLQGIWNAELRPPWSSNYTVNINTEMNYWAAEVTGLGDCHLPLFDLLDRAAENGAPVARELYAARGWVTHHNTDMWGWSLPVGRQHGNPSWAFWLMGGAWLVQHGWDRYDFTRDADFLRERGWPLLSGQAAFCLDWLVEGDDGQLDTLPATSPENLFRSAAGTPASLTRSTTMDMGLIRALFERCLAAADVLGIDDPLCTEIRAALPRLRTPAVTEGGWLQEWATDLPEVDPAHRHMSQLVTVYPLGQIDPDTTPELAAAARTVLDRRGPGAMGWSWAWKIALRARLGDGDIARDLFLEAVRPLSYDPAEHAPVDGSRWGGLLPNLFSSHPPFQIDGNLGFTAALAELVVQSHGETITLLPALPARWPAGQARGLRCRGGLETDLDWQDGTLTSVTVRRISGDGTSPVRLRHGDALVSVRIAAGQEIVLDGKLAPAC
- a CDS encoding acetylxylan esterase; protein product: MLSDLDLPGLHAYRSGYREPEGFDAFWGATLTEARAAGGDPVLTPVRTELRTVEVYDLVFAGYGGHPVHAWLRLPAERGGPLPAVVQFHGYGSGRGGPYDDLVWASAGYAHLLMDTRGQGGAHAGGDTADPVGSGPAYPGFLTRGVEDKETYYYRRVFTDAVRAIDAVRTLDTVDPARVAVTGNSQGAGIALAAAGLVPDLAAGHFQAPFLTDIRRALAVTGTFPYAELTGYLGARRHAADAVLSTLGYFDGVGFARRAQAPGHFSTGLMDDICPPSTAFGAYHAYRGPKSIRTWEFNGHEAGGAQDVADALAAFRSAPAQEIEER
- a CDS encoding ABC transporter substrate-binding protein — translated: MTIRFTRRVRAKLTAGLVLSATAALLSGCGADAGPAGRTTLNWWTWDDKQAAGYQECATAFEAANPGVTVKISQYDSADYFTKLLAGFVAGTAPDAFMNSVQYLQQYASLKQLMPLDELMKKTHFDIGKFSVGVDAWKYTDGKQYGLPMDWASAALYFNEDMLKKAGYTPADVRALNWNPDDGGTFQKMVAHLTVDKKGVRGDQPGFDKKHVKTYGIGTMATKDFTGQTTWSPFVSSLGWRLGDKPSWPGKFDYADPRFVRTMNYFRQLTDRGFAPKDGEFASAGNTPSGTDMIGSGKVAIYPGGSWEATQFAQLPKLKVGISPNVAGPGGKRGTSSNSNGNVIWTGTKHPALTWKWVSYMGSEACQSKASASGSFFPSIPASMDASARSMATKGVDLSVFIKAEKDGELLAYPPYANGTAIGSVLEPMFQNFFAHDANDEIFKDMTQQTKKLLAVKD